In one Brassica oleracea var. oleracea cultivar TO1000 chromosome C9, BOL, whole genome shotgun sequence genomic region, the following are encoded:
- the LOC106318396 gene encoding beta-adaptin-like protein B, which produces MSGHDSKYFSTTKKGEIPELKEELNSQYKDKRKDAVKKVIAAMTVGKDVSSLFTDVVNCMQTENLELKKLVYLYLINYAKSQPDLAILAVNTFVKDSQDPNPLIRALAVRTMGCIRVDKITEYLCDPLQKCLKDDDPYVRKTAAICVAKLYDINAELVEDRGFLDALKDLISDNNPMVVANAVAALAEIQENSTSPIFEINSTTLTKLLTALNECTEWGQVFILDALSRYKAADPREAENIVERVTPRLQHANCAVVLSAVKMILQQMELITSTDVIRNLCKKMAPPLVTLLSAEPEIQYVALRNINLIVQKRPTILAHEIKVFFCKYNDPIYVKMEKLEIMIKLASDRNIDQVLLEFKEYATEVDVDFVRRAVRAIGRCAIKLERAAERCISVLLELIKIKVNYVVQEAIIVIKDIFRRYPNTYESIIATLCESLDTLDEPEAKASMIWIIGEYAERIDNADELLESFLESFPEEPAQVQLQLLTATVKLFLKKPTEGPQQMIQVVLNNATVETDNPDLRDRAYIYWRLLSTDPEAAKDVVLAEKPVITDDSNQLEPSLLDELLTNISTLSSVYHKPPEAFVTRLKTTVQKTEDEDFAEGSEAGYSSGNPVDSAASPPLTMGNVAHPAGRQPAPVPAAPAPVPDLLGDLMGLDNAAIVPVDEPTTPSGPPLPVVVPASTGQGLQISAQLARRDGQVFYSMLFENNTQAVLDGFMIQFNKNTFGLAAAGPLQIAPLQPGTSARTLLPMVLLQNLSTGPPSSLLQVAVKNNQQPVWYFNDKIILHALFSEDGRMERGTFLETWRSLPDSNEVQREFPGITITSVESTIDLLTAYNMFFIAKRKNGNQDVIYLSAKVPVDVPLLIELTAMVGQPGLKCALKTPTPEIAPIFFEAVELLFKA; this is translated from the exons ATGAGCGGTCACGATTCGAAATACTTCTCGACGACGAAGAAGGGAGAAATCCCTGAGCTCAAGGAGGAGCTTAATTCGCAGTATAAG GATAAGAGAAAAGATGCAGTTAAGAAGGTTATTGCAGCGATGACCGTTGGAAAGGATGTTTCATCACTTTTCACTGATGTAGTCAATTGCATGCAAACGGAAAATTTGGAGCTCAAGAAGCTTGTTTACCTCTATCTCATCAATTACGCGAAAAGCCAGCCAGATCTTGCTATTCTTGCAGTTAATACCTTTGTCAAG GACTCACAGGATCCAAATCCGCTGATCCGCGCTCTTGCTGTGCGGACAATGGGCTGCATTCGTGTTGACAAAATCACGGAATATCTATGTGATCCTCTTCAAAAGTGCCTAAAG GATGATGATCCATATGTCCGGAAGACAGCTGCTATTTGCGTTGCTAAGCTTTATGACATAAATGCTGAATTGGTTGAGGATAGGGGTTTCCTTGACGCTTTGAAGGATCTGATATCAGATAATAATCCGATGGTTGTTGCCAATGCTGTAGCAGCCCTTGCTGAGATTCAAGAGAATAGTACTAGCCCCATATTTGAGATCAATAGTACCACCCTTACAAAGCTCCTTACCGCTCTAAATGAATGCACCGA GTGGGGTCAAGTTTTTATATTAGATGCTCTATCGAGGTATAAAGCAGCTGATCCCCGTGAAGCTGAAAATATTGTTGAGAGAGTCACGCCAAGGTTGCAACATGCAAACTGCGCTGTTGTGCTTTCAGCTGTTAAG ATGATCCTTCAACAGATGGAACTTATTACTAGTACAGACGTGATTCGAAATCTTTGCAAGAAGATGGCTCCACCCCTTGTTACATTGCTTTCTGCTGAACCTGAGATACAATATGTTGCACTTCGTAACATTAATCTTATTGTTCAGAAACGACCCACTATCCTTGCCCATGAAATTAAG GTTTTCTTCTGCAAGTATAACGACCCAATTTATGTTAAGATGGAGAAGTTGGAGATTATGATAAAACTTGCGTCTGACAGAAACATAGACCAG GTTCTTCTGGAATTCAAAGAGTACGCAACGGAAGTAGATGTTGATTTTGTTAGAAGGGCTGTTCGTGCGATAGGTCGATGTGCTATCAAACTAGAGAGAGCAGCCGAACGTTGCATCAGTGTTTTGCTTGAATTGATCAAGATCAAAGTAAATTATGTTGTTCAGGAGGCCATTATTGTCATCAAAGATATCTTCAGAAGATATCCAAACAC GTATGAGTCCATAATTGCCACACTCTGTGAGAGTTTAGACACTTTGGATGAACCAGAAGCTAAG GCATCTATGATATGGATCATTGGTGAATATGCTGAAAGAATTGACAATGCGGATGAGCTACTTGAAAGTTTCCTTGAGAGTTTTCCTGAGGAACCAGCACAGGTCCAGCTGCAGCTTCTAACTGCCACTGTTAAGCTATTCTTGAAGAAACCAACTGAAGGACCTCAACAAATGATTCAG GTTGTCTTGAACAACGCTACTGTGGAGACGGATAATCCTGATCTCAGAGATCGTGCATACATATACTGGCGTCTTCTGTCTACTGATCCTGAG GCGGCCAAGGATGTTGTCTTGGCTGAAAAGCCCGTGATTACTGACGACTCAAACCAGCTCGAGCCATCGCTTCTTGACGAGCTGCTTACAAACATTTCCACCTTGTCCTCTGTGTACCACAAACCGCCAGAGGCATTTGTGACCCGCTTGAAAACGACAGTTCAGAAAACAGAGGACGAGGACTTTGCTGAAGGAAGCGAAGCTGGATACTCATCTGGTAATCCGGTTGATAGTGCAGCTTCCCCTCCACTTACCATGGGTAATGTCGCACACCCTGCAGGAAGACAACCAGCCCCTGTACCGGCGGCCCCAGCTCCTGTGCCCGATCTGCTTGGTGACTTGATGGGTTTGGATAATGCCGCAATTGTCCCGGTTGATGAACCCACGACTCCGTCTGG TCCTCCATTGCCAGTTGTCGTGCCGGCTTCAACCGGTCAAGGTCTGCAGATAAGTGCTCAATTAGCCCGAAGAGATGGACAGGTTTTCTACAGTATGCTCTTCGAGAATAACACGCAGGCGGTACTTGATGGTTTCATGATTCAATTCAACAAGAACACATTCGGTCTTGCTGCTGCTGGACCTCTTCAG ATTGCGCCTTTGCAACCAGGAACATCTGCCAGGACACTGCTACCTATGGTCTTATTGCAGAATTTGTCTACTGGACCTCCGAGCTCGCTCTTACAAGTAGCTGTCAAAAACAATCAGCAGCCTGTTTGGTACTTCAACGATAAGATTATACTTCATGCTCTTTTCAGTGAAGACGGTAGAATGGAACGTGGAACCTTCCTCGAG ACATGGAGGTCGTTACCAGACTCAAATGAAGTCCAGAGAGAATTCCCCGGGATCACCATCACCAGCGTTGAATCAACTATTGATTTGCTGACAGCATACAACATGTTCTTCATAGCAAAGCGCAAGAACGGGAACCAAGACGTGATCTATTTATCAGCAAAGGTTCCGGTAGATGTACCTTTGTTGATCGAACTCACTGCAATGGTGGGACAACCAGGTCTCAAATGTGCATTGAAAACTCCCACTCCTGAGATTGCGCCCATCTTCTTCGAAGCCGTCGAGCTTCTCTTTAAGGCTTGA